In Helianthus annuus cultivar XRQ/B chromosome 8, HanXRQr2.0-SUNRISE, whole genome shotgun sequence, a single genomic region encodes these proteins:
- the LOC110872046 gene encoding uncharacterized protein LOC110872046 encodes MLGAGLQFGRSRGGEDRFYNPAKARINRQNQENLRRAQSDVTPNHNTTSSAPVEAESRVVENRVVKPVKPVPVEPPVTSPVCNLERFLESVTPSVPAQYPSKRAMGGWRNCDEYQPYFVLGDLWESFKEWSAYGAGVPLILNDSDSVVQYYVPYLSGIQLYMDPLKSSAKSRHHTEDSDVDSFRDSSSDVSSDYDLPKSEITQRLDQLSLNYHHALQEGFSSDEGESARPQSCLSFEYLERNQPWGREPLTDKILDLARCFPELKSVKSCDLLSSSWLSVAWYPIYRIPMGPTLKDLDACFLTFHSLHTPITGNQCEHPPVVTHPGETGDSKISLPVFGLASYKLKAPLWINNEGVLLTDLLQAADGWLANLQVNHPDFLFFSRR; translated from the exons ATGTTAGGCGCTGGATTGCAGTTTGGACGGAGTCGTGGCGGAGAAGACAGGTTTTATAATCCGGCTAAAGCGAGAATAAACCGTCAGAATCAGGAGAATCTCCGGCGAGCACAAAGTGACGTCACACCGAATCACAATACGACGTCGTCTGCTCCTGTTGAGGCTGAGAGTCGAGTTGTTGAGAACCGAGTCGTGAAACCGGTTAAACCGGTTCCGGTTGAACCGCCGGTGACGTCTCCGGTTTGTAATCTGGAACGGTTTTTGGAATCGGTTACACCTTCTGTCCCTGCTCAGTATCCCTCAAag AGAGCTATGGGAGGGTGGAGAAATTGTGACGAATATCAACCGTACTTTGTGCTTGGTGATTTGTGGGAGTCGTTTAAAGAGTGGAGTGCTTATGGTGCTGGAGTTCCGCTGATATTGAATGATAGCGATAGTGTGGTGCAGTATTATGTGCCGTATTTGTCTGGAATTCAATTATACATGGACCCTTTGAAATCGTCAGCAAAATCAAG GCATCATACCGAGGACAGTGATGTTGACTCGTTCAGGGACTCAAGCAGTGATGTAAGCAGTGATTATGACCTTCCAAAGAGTGAAATCACTCAGCGGTTGGATCAATTGTCATTAAATTACCACCATGCCCTTCAGGAAGGCTTCTCTAGTGACGAGGGTGAATCCGCAAGACCTCAAAGTTGTCTTTCGTTTGAGTATTTGGAGCGCAATCAACCTTGGGGTCGGGAACCTTTAACTGATAAG ATACTTGATCTTGCTCGCTGCTTCCCTGAGTTGAAAAGCGTGAAAAGTTGTGACTTGCTATCTTCTAGTTGGTTATCTGTAGCCTG GTACCCGATTTATAGGATTCCAATGGGCCCCACATTGAAAGATCTTGATGCTTGTTTTTTGACCTTTCATTCTCTTCATACACCAATTACAG GTAATCAATGTGAGCATCCGCCTGTGGTTACGCATCCTGGGGAGACGGGTGATTCAAAAATTTCATTACCGGTGTTTGGTCTTGCTTCGTACAAGTTAAAAGCACCACTATGGATCAACAATGAAGGCGTGTTGCTAACTGATCTTTTGCAGGCTGCCGACGGTTGGCTTGCAAATCTTCAGGTCAATCACCcagattttcttttcttttctcgtAGATGA